ATGCCGATCCTGGAGTCGGGTTACCCGATTCCAGAGTCGGATCAACCCGACTCCAGGATCGGATTGATCCGACTCTGGAATCGGATCACTTAGCTATGTGCACACGTCTGCCATCTGTGCACATCGCACACCGATCCGACTGTGCAGCGGGATCGCTTAGCAATGTGGTAATGCTCTTCCCGGTAAGTGATCCGTTCCCCAGAGGCTGATCGCCTACCGCCCCCATACCGACGTGCAGGGACGGCCCCCACATGGCAGAGCAGGCGCGAAAGATCCTCGCCCTGGTCGATCAGGACACGGGAGAGTTCGAGGAGGTACACCGCGCCAACTACGCGTTCGACGGAGCTCACATCAACGTGGGCATCCGCAAGGGCCGGGAACTCGCCTCGGCGGCCTCGGGCCTGACCGACCGGGAGTTTCGCGTCCTCGTCTGGTACTGGTTCGCCACGGAGACGAGCGAGGAAGCCGTCATGCGTACGGGGTCCGCCATCGCTGAGGAGCTGGGCATGAGCCCGGATGCTCTGTCGAGGGCGGTGAAAGTGCTCAAGCGGGCTCGGCTGCTTGTCGAGGCGGGCGGGCTCGGGCGGACCACCTTCTACAGGTGCACGCCCTACCTTGCATTCATCGGTACCGGCTTCGCCCACCGCGAGGCCGTGAAGGACTGGAACCCTCCGGAGACCAGGGTGCGCGAGCCCCGTGTCCGTCGGCGTGGGAAGAAGGGCGAGGCCTGATGAGGATTCACGACGCGGCAGACGTGCAGTACCTGCTGAAGAAGACCGGACGGGTCCTCAGCCCGAACCAGCGCATCGTCGTCATGCTCTACGCGTCCTCGGAGCAACGTCCCGACGGCACGGTGATGATCAAGGCCAGCACACTGGCCGCCACGGCGGGAATGACACCACCGGTGCTGTCCCGGACCCGGAAGGAACTGCTCGAGGCGGGCTGGCTGGAGGTGACCGGCAGTGTGGGAAGCGCCAAGCACTACCGGCTCAACCCGGCACTTTTCGAGGACCGAGGTCAGGCCGGACGTCACCTGCGAGCCGTCGGCAGCTGAAGGGGCGATGCCGTGAAGCGATCCGACTCTGGAGTCGGATCGTTTCTCCATGAGTGAAGCAGCGGGGACTTCACGGATCTGCTGCGGCAGGCAATTATCACGGCGTGATAATCCGGTGCCGGGAGGCTAGGGGGAGCACGACCAGCGTACGGGGTTGCCGTCTGGTCCGTCTGTGAGCCAGGTGCTGTCGCCCAGGGGCACCAGTTCGTACGGGCTGGACACCTCGACGGTGATTTCGCCCCTGACCGTGCCGGTGCGCACGTCGACAAGGTGGTAGCGGAACCACTCGTCCTCGTCCTCGTCCTGGCCTTCACCGCCCAGCGTGACGACGGCCAGGTCCGGGGTCAGATAGCCGCCGCTCCATTCCACGAACGTCTCGTCCGGGTCGTATCCGAAGGCTTCGACGGGCAAGGTGAAGAGCACCTCCCCGGTGGGATGGCGATGGAAGGCGACGTCCGCCTGTCCGTGGTCGACGGTCATGGCCTGCTGCCCGTCCGGCGCCAGGTCGATCAGACACCGGTCCTCCCATGGCACCGTCACGAATGCCGGCTCACCGTCCGCCTCGGCCAAAGCCCTGAAGACGACGGAGCCGTCCTGGCCCTCACCGACGTCGAGGTAGATACTGCCGTCAACGGGGTGTACGTGATGGCCGGCACCGTGCCCGGCCGTCTCCAGCTCCCGTCGGACCAGGACGGCCCCGCTGTCGGCGTCGTGCACGACCCACTGGTCGGCGTTCCCTC
The Streptomyces sp. M92 DNA segment above includes these coding regions:
- a CDS encoding MarR family transcriptional regulator — encoded protein: MAEQARKILALVDQDTGEFEEVHRANYAFDGAHINVGIRKGRELASAASGLTDREFRVLVWYWFATETSEEAVMRTGSAIAEELGMSPDALSRAVKVLKRARLLVEAGGLGRTTFYRCTPYLAFIGTGFAHREAVKDWNPPETRVREPRVRRRGKKGEA
- a CDS encoding helix-turn-helix domain-containing protein, with protein sequence MRIHDAADVQYLLKKTGRVLSPNQRIVVMLYASSEQRPDGTVMIKASTLAATAGMTPPVLSRTRKELLEAGWLEVTGSVGSAKHYRLNPALFEDRGQAGRHLRAVGS